ATTAAATAAAAATTGAGTTTTGAAAACACACAATTTATGAATTGGTTAATTCACAGTATATGTGTGAATCCATTGATTTTATAgcgtatgtacacgtaaaaatcagcgagtGCTCACATAGAGGGTTATGTGAATTACtcatagtttctcgaaaagtcagtgttgactcttgaataatataTTTTATGCTCAATTtcgcaggtttgaaagaacaagcaagttttggggttttacgatgatatcactaagttcgtgaaatcgtaaataggtaagaattgaggattaccattttataGATGCAAATGCGAGCATATTTGTGACTCCATAttcctggtttcagaaaatggTGACCTCCAGCAGTAACGATTATTCTTCCAGCTCTTCTTAAGAGGATTCCAAACATTCCGCGGTCAAAGCTCGAGCCAAGACGAATCATGCTGAAGGAATGAAGCATAATGCACCTGACCGGAGGGTCACTTATGATGAGCTCATGAAGAGAAAAGCTGAGGATGACGAGTTGGATGATCGTCGACGGAGAAGATCCCGGATCCAGCATCGAATATCAGCAGCTGATGAGAGGCTTCAATCCCGTGCTGAGGGTGTAACTTCAGAGGACGAACCCGTGTGGGTGCCACTGGAGCGTGAAATCAAGCCAGACCGGCGTACTGGAGAAATTGAGAAGCTAGTTCAAGCCGACCTTGAGGTTGAGCGCGAAGAGGAAGATTACTGGGATGACTATGAACTTGACATTCATCCAGACTTCGTCAACAACCCTGAcagtgattctgatgaagaactcgAAGAGAATTCAGCGAAAGACGACGATGATGAGTCTGATAATTCTGACAAATCTGATGACTCCGACGAGTCTGATTGATTTTGCTCATGAATTTTTCTGAGATTATTTCTTTTCTGTTGAAGTAGATACTTTCTGATTATTTGAGTAATTTGGCTGTAGAGATGCTGCATTAGAAATTATTTTTTGAACAATAATCCTTTATCGTTTCTTTCGCCAAATTTCTTCACGCTTTAGTTGACCGAGATGACCCAAACTCCATGTAGGCAATGACGATCCACGAAATAGGATCATATGAGATGACTAGGGAGACACGTGACACGCTAGGTCATCAATCCATAGTCTCAATGTTGACTATATCTGAAATGTCAGTCCCCAGTGTTGCGACGCTTCTCTCATATCTCCGTGCATCTGattcgagatttagggtttcagtagaaaccgCAACCGACTTATTTTCTGTTATAGGATACGCATCTATATCTTGACTTTCAACACTTAGGGTTTGATATTTATTCAACACATCTTCTCCTGCTGCGCActatcagaagaaattttgatcataaTCATATCTCTTTATCAACATGTCTGGTAGTAGCGCTTTTTCTCGAAATGGATCTTCGACAAAGTATGAGACTGGAACACCCATTCTGGTGAGTATATCATGTTTTCCACCATTTTTCATGTAATCAGAAATCAATCCTGATCAAACAAAGTGATCCATTGCATGGTAACCAGTGAAATGAATCCGACCTAAACGGACTGTCAGGGCTCCTGCACGTTATAGGTCTGCTCGTGAAGCTGGGACTGGGACGTCTGTAAGTCTTCGACTGAAGATCTCTCTTTGACCGAGCATTGTCCATGTCTTCTGAATGTTTCATCGTTGCAGGTTGACGTTCAGGTTATGGTCGATGCTAGAAAACGGAGAAATGGGAAATCCGTGGTCGACGATAGAAGCAACCATGTTGATGAAGACTCTACTGATTCCGTGGAGGCTAGGTCTGGGGATCACGAGTATCCAATAGCTGGACTCCCCTTTGAAGTTCCCATGAATAATACTTCTCCAAATAATAAcgtggtcggtggattcgtcattccaaAATGTCATGTACCTTTGTATACCAAAATTTGGAGACGGTATGTGCACATTGCTATGACGGAAATATGGATAGGTTTTCTCCCGACCCTTCTGACCAGGTCGCCGGATTGTCACCGATTATTGAAGAGATGAACAAGAtgaatctgcgagatgtcaagaaccatgaactgcacaggtgggatgaaatgatctcgaattgtgaaacTTTGCGGTTCAACATAAGCTGGCTTCGTCGTCGGCTTGAGATGATCAAAATCCATAGGACAGCCGCtactgctgatgcaatttctacCACAACTTAtttcttggaagaggagaaggcacttGCCCTGGAATCGGCGAGAGTCGAGAAAGCTATCCAGGATTTGAAGGTGAAGACCAAGAACTTTCAAAAGAAGTTAGACATGGTTGTCTTTAAGAATTACCCTCTGCTGGATGGTTTATTCTGAGTGAGCctttatgattgttgtttttttctttttgaataagTTCTGGCTTTTCTGTAGGCAGAATAATTGATAAATaaatttttgttcatttatgtaatgtttaatgaacaaaggagtactttgcatactctttggaggaatataaattacattttgagaAATGCTTGAATTGATGAAAAGGTAATGGTTTTCTACGGATCAGGCGTAATATTTTTTGAGCCATTTGcagttgatgatgtttccttcgattcctccattaacagctaggattttgtagtatccactagatactgccttgatgactacataaggcccttcccatttaggagagaacttgggagcagacatgtcttgctggatatgctttgctgttttcagaaccaaatctcctacttgaaatgttcgaggtcttaccattttgttgtacgctttggagatcctctgtttgtaagtttccacatatttttctactCTGGCCCTTCTCTATTCAAGCATGTCCAATTCAGCAATCCTCGAATTAGACACTTCGGCTTCTTCCCACTGCACCTCACTTGCTGCCGCAATTCTTGCAGAGGGAATCTTGAGCTCCGCTAGGAGGATGGCATCAGCACCATAGACGAGAGAATACAGTGAAGTCTCAATTGAGCTTCTTGGCGCGGTGCGGTAATCCCACAAATCCATGGGCAATTCTTCATGCCATGTTCATGGATtgtcatgaactgttcgactgagaatccggatcaaagttttgttggtgctctccgcttgtccgtttccttggggatagtatggcgTGGAGAAGACTTGTTCGATGTCGTATTCTTTGAGTAATTCTGTGACATGTTTGTTGGTGAAAGGACctccattatctgtgatgatgtgtttaggaacGCCAAATCTGCATATCATGTGCtgtttgatgaaggcggcaactATAATTCCAATAGTGCTTCGGAGAGGAAtaacttcaacccatttggtaaaatactctgttgtcgtgatgatgtattcatgctgcttcgaagatgctAGATTTATTTTCCTTATAATATCCAGTCCCCATCTGTAGAAGGGCCATGGAATGCTCACAGAATTTAataggagacaaggagtgtgaatgagattgttgtgaacttggcattgatgacatctccgaacataagcggctgcatcatcttccatggttggccaataatacttctcatgaatttggagaaataacttcttctttccttggtgttcacATTCGTGCAtctccttcaggattgtaggaatTTCATGTTCAACCAGGCATCTCAGGaggtttccaccaaagcttttgcggtataattCCCTTCCAAGTAGACAAAACGCTTGGCCCTCTGAACGAGTTCGACTGCTACTTTCTTCTCTGATGGAAGATCGTTGTCGCGAAGATActttatgtaaggttctctccagtccccagtgtgatgggTTGTTAGAACCTCTAgatgatgaggtggtgtctgatAATTGGGACATGATCCTTGTAGCATCCTCGACCGagcctccatggaaggccaatagtatccgAGTCTTTGAATCCTTCTGTAAAGTGTAACCACTAGGGTTTGCCCACATATTTTTTCATGTGTGCGCTTGAGTTGTTCACCGGCTTCCTCTTCTCCAAAGCATCGTGACAGGGATCCATCAGGGTTGCGGTAATATAACGCTCCGTGCAGCAGAAAAAAGTTTTTAAGTTCCTTGAGACTAACTTTTCCTTCCGTGagagaattgctcaattcatgaataatgggcgctcgccaatcgttcgaTTGAGCATCTTCGACTTGAGCAAGCTAGTTAGatgattgatagacacatttttgtgtctaagttatcCTAAATTATCtccatgttggtactcgattttgtagttattatggtgtttttgtgtatgtgtaggtgtttttggagaaataaacatgtgtggaaattcggctcgaaaagttgcccggggcaccccgaaagaaacgtgttatccgcaccctatcactggataaggggcaatcatcaccatcttcttcactgtttaaagaatacattttggcgggaaaatagtttcAGATTGCGTAACTTCCCGTGTTGATTTCTGGGCTGATTTGTTGGGATCTTTTCGCTGGATTTGATTGGGAATATCCTGTTGCATTAAAACAGGAATGGTATGCAAGAAGCTTTCacgtgataaatacttgatattctgGAATTGATTATGGGAGATACGTGAACTGTGAGAGAAGATTTTACTCTCTGGAATATATTCTATTGATTGAAAGAGATTTCTTTGCCAACTCAGAAACGTGTGGAAGTTTAGAACAtagaagaaggagttcttgttggtTTTGGAAGTTTAAAAGGTAAAAAGATATTCccgataatattttccttaatgccgagtaatgaaaaatatttgtggttatggaagagatttcttgtgcatgagAGGCTATATAAGGTGCTGAGGAGTTTTAGACGAGGgggtggagagtttggggagaggtTGAGAACAATAGAAATTGTTGCAGAGTGATTCTGCAGTAGCAgcagagaaggggaagaagaagggtTTCAGACGACACATGagaagtgtcgttctcaagaaccctagCTGCAGAACATTAGACGGCACAAAACAGTAGCAGATTAGCGTCTTATATTCAAATTgttttgtaacagtccattagccACGCATATCTTAAGTTACCCACACCttctgtaacagtgaactctatAATgacaatacagcgttgcagattcgctGAGTCTtataatttcttcaataaaggcaccttttgagccatgatttattattttgaacgtgtttttgatatgaggagctaaaccccaacactgggacaacggaggaagcaacttttcatgattgtggtaaatgaattaattcttttattgactttttgcatagatttaattgctttatgatttctattaattatttgttattttgttagatgccgcatgcttagttctaaatactttagatgcttTATGCTTTtgacttacaaataatattttatgagatttatttttggcaaagaactagagtcacaacttcttttgtttgagctatattgtctagagttaatgactgaaccataacaatatgaaaagtagtggaatcccgcgtctcggcatctcttcatcttgtgacaaattgtgtatatatattttttcttattttctttattaagtcttaaaacaaattctcaacaaatcttagtgaacgaatcatcttactacaacatcattgaaaaataccatcaatgatACAGAGCGTCTTTGCACAGTGATGGATTTCTTGGACCCTTCGAACTGCAGTTTGGATGCTAGAGTCGATAGACAATCGGCATGTCTATTGTTGGTGCGGCCAGTATGAACAATTGTTGCATCATAGAAATGAGTTAATAGTCGTTGTGCCTCAGTCCTGAATGGGGCAAGtgttatttctttgagagagtacacgccattcatttgattgaccaacaaCTTCGAGTCCCCTCTTAGTTCTAGGAGTTTTGCTCCTGCTTTCTTAGCCAAAGATAGTCCTAGGAGAAAAACTTCATATTCTGCCGAGTTGTTGGTGcaatggaaatccagcttgaaggaatgtgagaagacttcacggGATGGAGATACCAGCACAATACCTTCTCCACCAGTATCATTGCTCGGAGTGGCAGACCCATCGAAGTATAATAGTCACGTTTCTTCCTGAATAATTGAGATCtctggaaactcaccgggcacttcttcatgtaacaTCGTGATATCTTCTCCAAGGAAAGCGGCAAGTAAATCTGcgactgcttgtcctttgattgcttttggaggaacacatgctatgtcaaattctgacatttgaagtagccacttcgctggtcttccaATTAAAGCAGGTTTCGACattaagaactttatgggatcggcTTTGGCTACCAGCACGACCTtgtttgatagtagataatgtcTGAACCTCTGGATCGCGTGAACCAATGCTAGACACGCCCTTTCAGCATTCGGGTACcggagttgagcatccctcattATTCGACTGAAGTAATAGATTGGATGTTCGATGCCTTCTTCATCCTCCTTGGCGAGGAGTGCTCCAATAGCGACACCACTGGAAGCTGTGTATAGTATCAGAGGCCTTCCTTGTACTGGAGATTTCATGAAAGCAGGTGATagtaatatttgtttttttttttaaatgcatCTTGTTGGACGGTCGTCCACGTGAAACTTGCTCCCTTCTTTAgcagaggagtgaatgaagcaatgagttgagccagtCCAGGAATGAAACTccgaatgtagtttaccttgcccatgaaactctggagttccttcacagttcgtggaggaagcatggtggtgatggattttgttttgtctggatcgaccttgattccttctgcaaTGACTAGGAATCCGAGAAACTTTCCGGAAGAAACGCCGAAAGCacacttcagaggattcatctttagctTGTATTCTATGCACctttcgaagacttgtctcagaatgtccaggtgggatgctcgagtccttgatttcaccaccacatcatcaacgtagtcttctacttgcttgtgcatcatgtcatgaaatattgcagtcatggctcgctgataaatggctcctgcattcttcaaACAAAAGGACATTACTGTGTAATGGAAGTTACCGATGGGAGTTcggaatgcagtcttgttagcgtcatgctcatacatcttgaTTTGTTTGTATCCGCTGTAACCGTCCATGAATGAAAACATGTCGTgaccgctggttgcatcgacgagcatatcaatgtttggtagtggaaagtcatccttcgggaGGAACTTGTTTAAGTTCCTGAAATCTACACAGCACCGGATctgaccattcttcttcttgactGGGACAATGTTCGCCAACCACGTTGGATGTTGAACGGGTTTGATGAACCCTGTTGTTAGTAGTTTCTGGATTTCCACCTTGATTTGTACCTCGACTTCGTGTATGAACTGCCTGGGTGGCTGTTTGACGGGTTTGGAATcgggagtgatgtgcagatgatgagtaacaAACTTGTCATCGAGGCCGGGCATTTCTTCGTACATCCaggcaaagatatcttgatattctttcaacagaCTTATCAatacttctcattcttcaggtgaGAGGGAAGAACTGATTAAAATTGACCTTGGGTTCTCGTACGTTCCGATGTTGATTGTCTCGAGGTCGTCAGTTGTGGAATCCGTGTCATCTTGCAGCTCTCGTGGTGCATATAGAACTTCTTCATCGAGTGACTGCTCACTCTcgcatgattcttcagggcggggagacttttcatcgacctctgctgttaattgctaatccttACGACGGAGATACATGACTCTCCCTTCTGCATCATAATCAGTAATGAAGTTGGACTTTTTATGAGCTGTACCTTGACCCTGACGACGTTTGAGTGATGTGGTGGATGACTTAATAGATTTATCATCCATTGGTGATGGTTTGTCAGCTTTCTCAATAGACTTCCAACTTGGGAGTGGAGTACTgcagatcttgcttggaggttcggggatgctcTTTGGAGATTCCAGGAACTCGGCATCGTGAAgcggagcataaggagacaccGAAGCCTGGATGCGGATAATTTTGTTGTTGAACAAGGCTTTCATACATTGGTGGTACGTTGAGGGAACGACTTTATTGTCATTAAGCCATGgtcttccgagtatcatgtgataatcagggtctttctcgatcaTATGAAGCTTGACAGTGGATTGAATTGGCCCTACTTTCAGATCCACGTAAACATACCCGTATGTAtgactctggcttccttcaaaacccgtcatcaatatgggatgatgaacgattttggtttgtggaactttggcctctttgagagtcttcatagtgacgagATTTGTCGAAGCACCTGTATCAATGAGAACTCTCCTGAATTCAGCACCTTTGATAGAAGCGGTTACGAACAGAGCGCGGTTGTGCCCTTCCTCTGCCATTCGGTCTTCTTCGGTGAAGGTGATGTTATTGATCGACAGTTCAGACATCATGGATACTTGTTCGACCACTGGAGATGATGGGACGACTCGCACGtcagatgatattttgttgagtgcAGAAAAAGTGTCCACGCgctgatctctggagaaatgtagaagttcacatagattctcgatcaattgtgtgacctcttgttccaccggattTTCATAAGTAGTAAAATTTCTGGCTTGAGGAGGATCGTCAGCTGAGGGATTCGGAGGTTCCACCATTTCTTCTCCCAAAATCCTTGTCACGTGCACCAGGCAAGTGAACAAGTTATCAATTGCTCTTTTCAGCCGATCCACGTTTCTTGACAAGTCTTCCTGTCTCCGtgccaattcatccaaacttggGATTTCTCCATCAATCGATTCAACAGAGATAAATGGAGAGGTAAAGTATGAAAGTTCATTATAACCAGAATCATTTGAAGGAACATGAGGAATGTTACCATTTGGGATGTCCTGGATAGGGTTTGGAGTGGTTGAGTTagtcctaagaccgaccatcttacgaaaatgtgagattgcaaccgagagattaatctcccactgtgttcgccaatctgtggatggggaaaaacgggtcgcgGTTTTTCggaaaagtggagagtcgagcgtgctgtcgagactcctcagtcgggcaaaatgttaatcctcacacagatgcaccgctgcaaagggggtgcttagattcgggaaatcaatctgtatgactccggcctaaaccaagacaatgatcattccagagtcaattcggtcgcaaagagggagatggtttgatctgtaggagggaagatgagaattgtgtgggatcagtgatgatcgaggattgtgggtgtgttgaaggtttctgtaataatggtgaactgataagttctaataagttctgatggattgatgaattcctgagagtgatatctcgagaaattctacgtagacgagagtctgtatgttcaatcatggtttcagagacttatttatattgtcagagtcatgaacaccttgatccctgtaagtgtgacggtttcttgagtgaaagagtgggaaagtgggagatcgtggtaaagtcagttccatgtcgtgtggagacttatgatcgtgcacccactattttgctaactccttcaaccgtttacacgacttatgcacatttctcgttgtggatgaatccacgtgccgtagactgctagaccaaaaccctacgtgatatccccccatttgtgacgtgattgatgtctcacaagtcgtggagtctgcaaggcagacgtgttttgattagtcaattgttgacaatgagtctgggtttgttgaatcgagcatgaatga
This genomic stretch from Papaver somniferum cultivar HN1 chromosome 5, ASM357369v1, whole genome shotgun sequence harbors:
- the LOC113279097 gene encoding glutamic acid-rich protein-like; amino-acid sequence: MKHNAPDRRVTYDELMKRKAEDDELDDRRRRRSRIQHRISAADERLQSRAEGVTSEDEPVWVPLEREIKPDRRTGEIEKLVQADLEVEREEEDYWDDYELDIHPDFVNNPDSDSDEELEENSAKDDDDESDNSDKSDDSDESD